The Pleuronectes platessa chromosome 10, fPlePla1.1, whole genome shotgun sequence genome contains a region encoding:
- the rpp38 gene encoding ribonuclease P protein subunit p38 yields the protein MATQKKLGKKEIKRPPPGKTSLASPFTPTWSPLPQEDMQFILQTLKDKLFSMGLEKKEVKIFRPWRKKKKEQESAAAAVTPEPVAAAAAAAASPEPIAAAAAAAAETPEPVAQVQDSSKNGWTDVAARRQLAIGINEVTKALERNELRLVLVCKSVKPNHMTSHLIPLSATRGVPACQVPRLSQSVSEPLGLKSVLALGFRRCASRDEDIFTDTVDAIKPRVPPLNIAWLPGAAPPGCSPAVTPNDPADMEDEAEAGEKGGQKRKLESETEVVTESPSSWTLQPLIVKRVVANPAKKKKKK from the coding sequence ATGGCCACTCAAAAGAAGCTGGGGAAAAAGGAAATCAAAAGGCCGCCTCCGGGTAAGACCTCCCTCGCCTCACCCTTCACCCCAACATGGAGCCCACTCCCCCAAGAGGACATGCAGTTCATCCTGCAGACCCTGAAGGACAAACTGTTCTCGATGGGCCTTGAGAAGAAAGAGGTGAAAATCTTTCGCccatggaggaagaagaagaaggagcaggaatctgctgctgccgccgtgACACCGGAGCccgtcgctgctgctgctgctgccgccgcatCACCGGAACccatcgctgctgctgctgctgctgctgctgaaacaccAGAGCCCGTCGCCCAGGTGCAGGATTCTTCTAAAAACGGCTGGACAGATGTGGCGGCCCGACGACAGCTGGCCATTGGCATCAACGAGGTCACCAAGGCTCTGGAGAGAAATGAGCTCAGATTGGTGTTGGTGTGTAAGTCTGTCAAACCCAATCACATGACAAGTCACCTGATCCCGCTGAGTGCGACGCGAGGAGTGCCGGCGTGCCAGGTGCCCCGTCTGAGCCAGAGCGTGTCGGAGCCGCTGGGGCTGAAAAGTGTCCTGGCACTGGGATTCAGACGCTGTGCCTCCCGTGACGAGGACATCTTCACCGACACCGTTGATGCCATTAAACCCAGAGTGCCTCCATTGAACATTGCATGGCTACCAGGTGCAGCTCCACCGGGTTGTTCACCTGCTGTGACACCCAACGACCCTGCAGACATGGAGGATGAGGCGGAGGCTGGAGAGAAGGGAGGCCAGAAAAGAAAACTGGAGAGCGAGACTGAGGTGGTGACAgagtctccctcctcctggacTCTGCAGCCGCTCATAGTGAAGAGAGTAGTTGCTAATcctgcaaagaaaaagaaaaaaaagtag
- the LOC128449755 gene encoding acyl-CoA-binding protein homolog isoform X2, which produces MSNQAEFEQMAEDVKKVKTKPSDQELLELYGLYKQSTVGDVNIDQPGMFDMKGKAKWNAWNSRKGMSKDDAMSAYITIAKGIISK; this is translated from the exons ATGTCTAACCAG GCTGAGTTTGAGCAGATGGCCGAGGACGTGAAGAAGGTGAAGACGAAGCCGTCCgaccaggagctgctggagctgtaTGGGCTTTATAAGCAGTCGACGGTTGGAGACGTTAACATCG ATCAACCAGGAATGTTTGACATGAAAGGAAAGGCCAAGTGGAACGCCTGGAACTCCAGGAAAG GAATGTCCAAGGACGATGCCATGTCAGCCTACATCACCATCGCAAAGGGAATCATCAGCAAATAA